CGCTTGGGTGTGAAGCTGCCGGCAGCCGGTTCGAAAACCAACCGCAGAAAATAAGTGCGCAGGTAGTAAAACAGCCGGTATTTTATTTTCAGACGGCCTTAAATGAACTTAACCGCTGATTTGCCGGTCAAGCCTGATAGTGAGAGCCGGCCGTTTCAAATTTCTCAGGCCGTCTGAAAAAAACAATCATATAGGTATTTCATGAAAAACAAACACACCAAGTTTATTTTGTGCAGCGCCGCCGCATTACTGCTCGCCGCCTGTGCCCAGCCGCGTTTGGCTGATAAAGCAAGTTGGCGTGCGCAAACCGATATCGGCGATTTCGCCGCCGATGGCCGGTTGGCGGTGAAAGTGAATGAAAAAGGCTCATATGCCAATTTCGACTGGACTTACCAAAACCAAGTCCAAACCATCAATGTCAACACCCCGCTGGGCAACACCTTGGGGCAGCTTTGTCAAGACAGCATAGGCGTGTTGGCCGTTGACAGCAAAGGCAAAAAATACCAGGCCGCCACCGCGCAGGAATTGAGCGAACAATTGTTGGGTTTCCCCATGCCGGTGCAATACCTGCATGTGTGGGCAAACGGCCAATGGGTGAAAAACGCCCCTTACCAGCTTTTGCCCGACGGCCGTTTGCAGCAGTTTGAATGGACCATTTCGCGTTCGCTGAATGAAAACGGCACGCCGCGCATACTGTTGCTCGAAAGCTCCAAACTAACCCTGCGACTGGTGTTTGACCAAATGGAAAAAACCAAAGATGCCAATGCCCCCGCGCAGTGTGCGGCCCGCAGCTAAGGGGATATTATGGCGCTGATTGTGCCTGCCGGCGCGCAGGCTTATCCTGCTCCGGCCAAACTGAATTTGGATTTGCGCATCACCGGCCGCCGTGCCGACGGCTATCATGAGTTGGAAAGCATATTCTGCCTGATTGATTTGTGCGACACGGTTTACATCGCCCCGCGCAATGACGAGCAAATCATATTGCACACCCCGATTACCGGCGTGCCTGCCGAAGCGGATTTAACCTATCGTGCCGCTGCTGCTTTGGAGCCTTTTTCAGACGGCCTGTGCGGTGCGGATATCTGGTTGGAAAAGCGCATTCCGATGGGCGGCGGTTTGGGGGGCGGCAGTTCCGATGCCGCTACCGTGCTGATGGTGCTGAATAAGCTGTGGCGCTGTATGCTGACGCAGCAGCAGTTGATAGACATCGGTGTGAAGCTTGGTGCGGATGTGCCTTTTTTCATATTCGGTAAAAACGCATTTGCCAAAGGCATAGGCGAGCAATTAACCGAGCTGCATATTCCGCGGCAATGGTATGTGGTGGTGAAGCCGCCCGTGCACGTCAGCACAGCCGTGATTTTTTCTCACGAACGCTTGACACGAAATTCCGAACCCAGCATAATGCCGTCTTTCGAATCGCTGCAACCGTTCAGAAACGATATGCAGGCGGTGGTTTTTCAGGAATATCCCGCAGTTTCGGAAGCTTATCGGGCACTTGAAAAATTAGGCAAAACATTAATGACAGGCTCCGGTGCCTGCCTGTTTGCCACTTTCGATAGCGAAGATGAAGCCGCTGCCGCGTTCGGGCAAATTTCGGAAAACTATGAAGCATATTGCGTGAAGGGTCTCACCCATCACCCGTTGCAGGTATAGGCAAAGTTTTATTGTGTTGGGGAGTCGTCAAGTGGTTAAGACACTGGATTTTGATTCCAGCATGCGAAGGTTCGAATCCTTCCTCCCCAGCCAACCCCGAATTGGGGAGTCGTCAAGTGGTTAAGACACTGGATTTTGATTCCAGCATGCGAAGGTTCGAATCCTTCCTCCCCAGCCAATCGGAAAAGCGTGTGAGTTTCTCGCACGCTTTTTATATTGT
The sequence above is a segment of the Neisseria dentiae genome. Coding sequences within it:
- the ispE gene encoding 4-(cytidine 5'-diphospho)-2-C-methyl-D-erythritol kinase — encoded protein: MIVPAGAQAYPAPAKLNLDLRITGRRADGYHELESIFCLIDLCDTVYIAPRNDEQIILHTPITGVPAEADLTYRAAAALEPFSDGLCGADIWLEKRIPMGGGLGGGSSDAATVLMVLNKLWRCMLTQQQLIDIGVKLGADVPFFIFGKNAFAKGIGEQLTELHIPRQWYVVVKPPVHVSTAVIFSHERLTRNSEPSIMPSFESLQPFRNDMQAVVFQEYPAVSEAYRALEKLGKTLMTGSGACLFATFDSEDEAAAAFGQISENYEAYCVKGLTHHPLQV
- the lolB gene encoding lipoprotein insertase outer membrane protein LolB, giving the protein MKNKHTKFILCSAAALLLAACAQPRLADKASWRAQTDIGDFAADGRLAVKVNEKGSYANFDWTYQNQVQTINVNTPLGNTLGQLCQDSIGVLAVDSKGKKYQAATAQELSEQLLGFPMPVQYLHVWANGQWVKNAPYQLLPDGRLQQFEWTISRSLNENGTPRILLLESSKLTLRLVFDQMEKTKDANAPAQCAARS